The sequence below is a genomic window from Polyangiaceae bacterium.
CTCTGCGCCTTCACAGGGTCTGGTAACGGTCGCCTTAGCTCGAGCTTGAGCGCGATCGGTGAAAAGCGCCCGACGCCGCGCCTCACCCCCGAAAAAACATTCGGATCTACCGGGGACTAACCCCGAGTGGAGCCTGGGCTCGGCTCGATACTCAGGGGGTTCAGCAGGTCGAAGAGCTCACGGCGGACCTCGGTGACCTGAGCGGCGTCGAGCCGTAGCTTCTGAAGCAATTCTGGATGAGCGTCGAGCTCACGGCAGAGCACGATGCGCTCGTCGAGGAGCTGTTGCTTGTGACGTTGCTTCAGGCTCGTGAGGCAGGTGATGGGGAACGCCAGCTCATCGGTGATGCGCTGAGCCAGGTTCCGGCGCGGCAGATCCAACTCCAGCACCGGCGGCGGCGGCACACTGGGACGTTGGTAGTCGGGCACGTTGATCGGGTCGCCATCTGGATAGTCCCAGCTCAGGAGGCCGAGGTGCACGCTCTCTGCGTACACGATCGCATCCGCGGTGAAACGACCGTTGGTGACCAACCAAAACTGATCGGAGTTTCCGTGGAGATCTCCCAGCAGGTCGCGGGCGCGCGCAGACACGTAGAGCGCTGTCTTCACGTCGCATTTCGCGTCGCCGCTCATCTTGTGTTTGCACTCGACGAGCAATCGGTGGCTCTTTGGTCCTTCGGCGAACTGAGCCAACACGTCGATCTCGTGATTGACCGCGCCCTTCAGGTTCACGCCAACTTCGGTCCGCCAGCCCTCACCGTGGAGCAGCGCGGCGATCAAGCGCTCGAACGGATAGCCCGTGGGTCCAAGCTGCATCACCGCGCGCTTGAGGCTATAGCGTGCAGCAATGTGTCGACGTTCCTTGCGCAGCTGACGGAAGGCGATGCGATACAGCTTATCCGTGGGGATCCCGTTGTCGACCCGTGAACTGACGCGCTTCGCGACACGCTCGATCAGCGCTTCGGCAGCCCCAGAGCGCGCGAGGGAGCGCTTGAGCTTCGTCAGGTCGAGAGGTTGC
It includes:
- a CDS encoding restriction endonuclease encodes the protein MGTDVYVTKADGERQPLDLTKLKRSLARSGAAEALIERVAKRVSSRVDNGIPTDKLYRIAFRQLRKERRHIAARYSLKRAVMQLGPTGYPFERLIAALLHGEGWRTEVGVNLKGAVNHEIDVLAQFAEGPKSHRLLVECKHKMSGDAKCDVKTALYVSARARDLLGDLHGNSDQFWLVTNGRFTADAIVYAESVHLGLLSWDYPDGDPINVPDYQRPSVPPPPVLELDLPRRNLAQRITDELAFPITCLTSLKQRHKQQLLDERIVLCRELDAHPELLQKLRLDAAQVTEVRRELFDLLNPLSIEPSPGSTRG